In one window of Pseudoliparis swirei isolate HS2019 ecotype Mariana Trench chromosome 15, NWPU_hadal_v1, whole genome shotgun sequence DNA:
- the LOC130205506 gene encoding tyrosine-protein phosphatase non-receptor type 13-like — protein sequence MAYLPINSDKCNGNTDVSEDSGAKTLFPLRNELKPGSCPVLPPIDYEEDPLGHKRETQHSAELSEDTDCDGSSLPEDSPESSREVEVEDDPRNENYLQMSVGQQEEDEITWGSDELPIENMNSESRDDEPIITEDELTSLPLIKVVPDGQYTGPQLNTVVRMMRGLLEQKVPLQEFDNLQNLQPLDDCLIGQTKENKKKNRYKNIVPFDTTRVVLGRDGGYINANFINMSVKEENYMYIACQGPLPTTLGDFWQMVWEQKSNVIAMMTQEVEGGKVKCQRYWPDTPRTAEMVDDRLQITLIKDQYLDNFVIRLIEVKDVQTNEIQHVTHLNYTGWPDHGTPEQPEQLLTFISYMRHVHRSGPIVSHCSAGIGRSGTLICIDVVLGLISKDADFDLSDVVRNMRLQRQGMIQTEEQYVFCYQVILYVLRCLQAEENISG from the exons ATGGCCTATCTGCCCATCAACTCGGACAAGTGCAATGGAAACACAG ATGTGAGTGAGGACAGTGGAGCAAAGACTCTGTTTCCTCTCCGTAATGAGCTGAAACCCGGCAGCTGCCCTGTTCTACCACCAATAG ACTATGAAGAGGATCCACTCGGACACAAGAGAGAGACGCAGCACAGCGCAGAGCTTTCCGAGGACACCGACTGCGACGGCTCTTCTTTACCCGAAGACTCCCCTGAG AGTTccagggaagtggaagtggaagACGATCCGAGGAATGAAAA CTATCTGCAAATGAGTGTTGGAcagcaggaggaagatgagatCACGTGGGGGAGTGATGAGCTGCCAATTGAAAACATGAACTCTGAATCGAGAGACG ACGAGCCAATCATCACCGAGGATGAGCTGACCTCTTTGCCCCTCATCAAGGTGGTCCCCGATGGCCAGTACACGGGCCCGCAGCTCAACACTGTGGTCCGCATGATGAGGGGCCTTCTGGAGCAGAAGGTCCCGCTGCAGGAGTTCGAT AATCTTCAGAACCTCCAGCCGCTGGACGACTGTTTGATCGGTCAGacgaaggagaacaagaagaagaaccgcTACAAGAACATCGTTCCCT TCGACACGACTCGAGTTGTGCTGGGCCGAGACGGCGGCTACATCAACGCCAACTTCATCAACATGTCCGTGAAggaggagaactacatgtacatCGCATGTCAGGGGCCCTTACCCACGACTCTGGGGGACTTTTGGCAAATGGTCTGGGAGCAGAAGTCCAACGTCATCGCCATGATGACCCAGGAAGTCGAGGGCGGGAAGGTGAAATGTCAGCGGTACTGGCCGGACACGCCGAGGACGGCGGAGATGGTGGACGACCGGTTGCAGATCACGCTGATCAAAGACCAATACCTCGACAACTTCGTCATCCGACTCATTGAAGTCAAAGATGTCCAG ACCAATGAGATACAGCACGTGACTCATCTGAACTACACGGGCTGGCCGGACCACGGGACGCCCGAGCAGCCCGAGCAGCTGCTCACCTTCATTTCCTACATGAGGCACGTCCACCGATCGGGGCCCATCGTCTCCCACTGCAGCGCGGGCATCGGCCGATCGGGAACCCTCATCTGTATCGACGTGGTCCTGGGTCTCATCAGTAAAGACGCCGAT TTTGACCTTTCAGATGTGGTTAGGAACATGAGGCTTCAGAGGCAGGGAATGATCCAGACAGAG gagCAATATGTGTTCTGCTATCAAGTGATCCTGTACGTCCTCAGATGCCTTCAAGCGGAGGAAAACATCTCTGGATAG